ATAACCGTTGGCACTATATTCTCAATGGATATATACTCCGGGGCATGAAATACGACGCCGAGAGACTCGAATCGATGCTTCCTCTGCCGGAGGCAACGTTTCACATCCTCACCGCGCTCGCGGATTGCGACCGACACGGGTACGCCATCCTACAGGACGTTGCGGCGCGGACGCAGGGAAGATTCCGCCTCGGGGCGGGGACGCTCTATCGCTCTCTCCAACGGATGCTGGACCAAGGGTTTATCGTCGAAGCCCGAGA
This genomic window from Vicinamibacteria bacterium contains:
- a CDS encoding PadR family transcriptional regulator, with product MKYDAERLESMLPLPEATFHILTALADCDRHGYAILQDVAARTQGRFRLGAGTLYRSLQRMLDQGFIVEARERPAPEDDDERRRYYRITPLGRAVARAESRRLAGLVALARARGLAPRGV